The following are from one region of the Acanthopagrus latus isolate v.2019 chromosome 2, fAcaLat1.1, whole genome shotgun sequence genome:
- the kbtbd3 gene encoding kelch repeat and BTB domain-containing protein 3 yields the protein MDESQETSSCTTSPPSSKPDSAAQCNGVPECRTLLRMSESHGLQLLSVLRSFRERGLMFDFTIKVQEHIFPCHRCVLAACSDFFRAMFEVDMKERGDGSVSLDNQCPVAVGSFLDFAYSGETLITEGNVDVLFQLASFLQVSVLSRACSDFLIGSMDLYNCLSLLSLAEAYGSATLLQSANEFVVQNFSDLSKTQDFLDMQVNVLEACLRSDALNVLSEEDVVTSLLRWIRHDLPGRKKLLPGLLSLTRLHHLPALKTLRDSDPLLSDSESCLALFSEAQSRQDQYSGLLTDARSATTQSYIYIQKTEENGEIRHTFCYCLETDQWKELGAGHGEGTAMLPDPPGSYLTSYAEKMFVTGGCRGNCCRSVRLHVAEPFHEATDEVWCFCPVTLTCTPAPAMLEPRTMHAAVTCLDRVYVIGGRSKGSRGGAPNLLEVEYYDPLTQTWSSVSHLPTAIFYPEASACGSVIYTLGSEVEITDSFNPSLDCFFCYDAQKDQWNRLVAEFGQFFHATLVKAVSISNTLHLCDLSTYKVYSFCPETSVWKGEGSFECAGFNAGAVGMRDRIYILGGDYSPDEITDEVQVYHKGRSQWEEVAPMPRALTEFHCQLISFNRYRDPWGDTA from the exons ATGGATGAATCTCAAGAGACATCTTCTTGCACAACCAGCCCTCCCAGTAGTAAACCTGACAGCGCTGCACAATGCAACGGGGTCCCCGAGTGCAGGACCCTGCTGCGGATGTCTGAGTCACACGGACTCCAGCTGCTGAGCGTGCTCAGATCATTCAGGGAGCGGGGGTTGATGTTTGACTTCACTATTAAGGTGCAGGAGCACATTTTCCCCTGCCATCGCTGTGTTCTTGCAGCATGCAGTGATTTCTTcag gGCCATGTTTGAGGTGGATATGAAAGAGCGTGGCGATGGTTCAGTGAGTCTTGATAACCAGTGTCCAGTGGCGGTGGGTTCTTTCCTGGATTTTGCCTATTCTGGAGAGACACTCATCACCGAGGGCAACGTAGATGTGCTGTTTCAGCTTGCCTCTTTTCTGCAG GTGTCAGTCCTGTCCCGGGCGTGCAGCGACTTTCTGATAGGATCCATGGACCTCTACAACTGCCTGTCCCTCTTGTCTCTCGCAGAGGCGTACGGCTCTGCGACCCTCCTCCAAAGTGCCAACGAGTTTGTGGTTCAAAACTTCTCTGACCTTTCCAAAACACAGGACTTTCTGGACATGCAG GTGAATGTGTTGGAAGCGTGCCTCAGGTCAGATGCTCTGAACGTGCTGAGTGAGGAGGATGTAGTGACGTCGCTTCTTAGATGGATCCGCCATGATCTCCCcggaagaaaaaaactgctgccaGGCTTGTTGTCGCTAACCAGACTCCACCATCTGCCTGCGCTGAAG ACTCTGCGTGATTCAGACCCTCTCCTCAGCGACAGTGAGTCCTGTCTCGCCCTGTTCTCAGAGGCTCAGAGCCGACAGGACCAGTACAGCGGCCTGCTCACTGACGCCAGGTCAGCCACGACACAGAGCTACATCTACATCCAGAAGACGGAGGAGAACGGGGAGATTCGCCACACCTTCTGCTACTGCCTGGAAACAGACCAGTGGAAAGAGCTGGGAGCAGGGCATGGGGAGGGGACCGCCATGTTGCCAGATCCACCGGGATCCTACCTGACCAGCTATGCTGAGAAG ATGTTTGTGACAGGCGGTTGCCGAGGGAACTGTTGCCGGTCAGTACGTCTCCATGTGGCTGAGCCGTTCCACGAGGCCACGGATGAGGTTTGGTGCTTCTGTCCTGTGACCCTAACCTGTACACCTGCACCAGCCATGCTGGAGCCCAGAACCATGCACGCAGCTGTGACCTGCCTGGACCGAGTGTACGTGATTGGGGGACGGAGCAAGGGATCGAGAGGGGGAGCTCCCAATCTGTTGGAG GTGGAGTATTATGACCCTCTGACCCAGACCTGGAGCTCAGTCAGCCACCTGCCCACTGCCATCTTCTACCCTGAGGCCAGTGCCTGTGGCAGTGTCATCTACACTCTTGGATCAGAGGTGGAGATCACGGACTCCTTTAACCCCTCGCTGGACTGCTTCTTCTGCTACGACGCGCAGAAGGACCAGTGGAACCGCCTGGTCGCAGAGTTCGGCCAGTTCTTCCACGCTACGCTTGTCAAGGCGGTGTCAATCAGCAACACACTGCATCTCTGTGACCTGTCCACTTACAAA GTCTACAGTTTTTGTCCAGAGACCTCGGTATGGAAGGGTGAAGGGTCATTCGAGTGTGCCGGCTTCAACGCCGGAGCAGTGGGCATGAGAGACAGAATCTACATCCTGGGTGGAGACTACTCACCTGATGAGATCACTGACGAAGTTCAG GTGTACCACAAGGGAAGGAGTCAATGGGAGGAAGTGGCGCCGATGCCCAGAGCGCTAACTGAGTTCCACTGCCAGCTCATCAGCTTCAACAGATACAGAGACCCATGGGGCGACACAGCATGa
- the LOC119013515 gene encoding sarcolipin, with protein MDRSTQELFLNFMIVLITVLLMWLLVKTYQD; from the coding sequence ATGGACCGCTCGACCCAGGAGCTGTTCCTGAACTTCATGATCGTCTTAatcactgtgctgctgatgtggcTGCTGGTGAAAACTTACCAGGACTGA
- the alkbh8 gene encoding alkylated DNA repair protein alkB homolog 8 isoform X1, which yields MDPGVGNNVKAVRRSKEEKKVLKRQIKASHTLLKHEGISTASQPTKLGFPEKVKEWKCMWESQKNYEETGTFSESLVVANGGLGNGVSREELSAVLKEMGELETLIMHPHKPYAFVTYRSEECARKAHIHLNGEKLQCGGNSVTLYLSFVDSVTCEEEPSVPLPEGLVLVEDFVSPEEEALLLGAIDWSSANDDITAQKALKHRRVKHYGFEFRYDNNNVDKDKPLPAGIPQECLPVLERCVKNKHINIMPDQLTVNQYESGQGIPPHVDTHSAFEDTIMSLSLGAQTVMEFRHPDGRLVPVVLPGRSLLVMKGESRYLWTHGITPRKFDTVPACDPQSPALTSPDVRTRSNLTLSKRGTRTSFTFRKIRHEPCRCAFPFACDSQGAPSTSPLSPPSLPRCHDDAAQLEEEYVHRVYDAIASHFSSTRHSPWPRVCHFLSSLPPGSVLADVGCGNGKYLGVNTEVIAIGCDRSSALIQICAERGFQAFVSDALSVPLRSATCDACISIAVIHHFSTQERRLAAVRELVRLLKPGGRALIYVWAFEQEYNKQRSKYLKEQNKEPPENHSPTNNASEDSHKPVDNIQDVSKVTDGKLSVHTNRTSFNTQDLLVPWHLKEGKRRGEEESGEGVKKEKRKERSKKSSGNSCSADRSSSSTRSDCNPDPCPSFDSDMTSGSVQETSDATHSPDSKPSPNNDSTHTTTSASKSESSPVPVFHRYYHVFQQGELELLCGQVSGVKVQSSYHDQGNWCVILEKDSVEMN from the exons ATGGATCCCGGTGTGGGAAACAACGTGAAGGCCGTCAGGAGGAgtaaagaggagaagaaagttctcaaaagacaaattaaagCCAGCCACACTTTGCTGAAACATGAAGGCATCAGTACAGCATCGCAGCCTACCAAG CTAGGATTTCCTGAAAAAGTAAAGGAATGGAAATGTATGTGGGAATCTCAGAAGAATTATGAAGAAACTGGAACTTTCTCTGAG agctTGGTGGTGGCTAATGGCGGCCTGGGGAATGGCGTCAGTCGGGAGGAGCTGTCTGCAGTCCTGAAAGAGATGGGAGAGCTGGAGACGCTGATCATGCACCCTCACAAGCCCTACGCCTTCGTCACATACAG ATCTGAAGAGTGTGCTCGGAAAGCCCACATCCACCTGAATGGAGAAAAGCTGCAGTGTGGAGGGAACAGTGTCACACTCTACCTCAGTTTTGTTGACTCAG tAACCTGTGAAGAGGAGCCGTCCGTTCCCCTGCCAGAGGGATTAGTCCTAGTGGAAGATTTTGTGTCTCCGGAGGAAGAGGCTCTGCTGCTTGGTGCCATTGATTGGTCCTCTGCTAACGATGATATCACTG CCCAAAAAGCTCTGAAGCACAGGCGAGTCAAACATTACGGCTTTGAGTTCCGTTACGACAACAACAACGTGGACAAGGACAAGCCTTTACCTGCAG gtatCCCTCAGGAGTGTCTACCTGTTCTGGAGCGGTGTGtgaagaacaaacacatcaacatcaTGCCGGACCAGCTGACTGTCAACCAGTATGAGTCTGGTCAAG GTATTCCTCCTCACGTGGACACTCACTCTGCCTTCGAGGACACCATCATGTCACTGAGCCTGGGGGCGCAG acaGTGATGGAGTTCCGTCACCCTGATGGTCGTCTTGTACCCGTCGTGTTGCCTGGACGGAGCCTCCTGGTGATGAAGGGCGAGAGCAGATACCTCTGGACACATGG GATTACTCCTCGGAAATTTGACACGGTGCCAGCCTGCGACCCACAATCCCCTGCTCTTACATCGCCAGACGTCAGGACCCGCAGCAACCTCACTTTGAGCAAGAGGGGCACCCGCACTTCTTTCACTTTCCGAAAGATCAGACATGAGCCCTGCCGCTGTG CCTTCCCTTTTGCCTGCGACAGTCAGGGAGCCCCCTCAACATCTCCACTGTCTCCCCCCTCGCTGCCCCGTTGCCATGACGACGCTGCTCAACTCGAGGAGGAGTATGTTCACCGGGTGTACGACGCCATCGCCTCCCACTTCAGCAGCACTCGCCACTCCCCCTGGCCTCGTGTTTGCCACTTCTTGTCCTCACTCCCGCCCGGCAGCGTGCTGGCGGATGTGGGCTGTGGAAATGGGAAATACCTAGGTGTCAACACGGAGGTGATTGCT ATTGGTTGTGACCGTAGCAGCGCTCTGATCCAGATCTGTGCAGAGAGAGGTTTCCAGGCTTTTGTATCTGATGCTCTCAGTGTTCCGCTGCGTTCAGCCACCTGTGATGCCTGCATCTCCATCGCTGTCATACACCACTTTTCCACACAG gaGCGTCGACTAGCAGCAGTGAGGGAGCTGGTGAGACTTCTGAAGCCTGGAGGTCGAGCTCTCATCTACGTTTGGGCTTTTGAACAAGAGTACAACAAGCAGAGGTCCAAGTACCTCAAAGAGCAGAACAAAGAGCCTCCTGAGAACCACAGCCCCACTAACAACGCATCCGAAGACAGCCACAAGCCTGTAGACAACATACAAGATGTAAGCAAAGTGACTGATGGCAAGCTCAGTGTTCATACCAACCGGACGTCCTTCAACACCCAGGACCTGTTGGTTCCCTGGCACCTGAAAGAAGGGAAGAGACGAGGGGAGGAGGAATCAGGAGAAGGTGTTaagaaggagaaaaggaaagagaggtcCAAAAAGTCTTCAGGAAACTCCTGCTCAGCTGATCGTTCGAGTTCTTCAACCAGATCAGACTGTAACCCTGATCCCTGCCCGAGTTTTGACTCCGACATGACTTCTGGATCAGTTCAGGAAACAAGTGATGCCACACACAGCCCAGACTCTAAACCCAGTCCAAATAATGACTCCACTCATACCACCACCTCTGCTTCAAAGTCGGAAAGCAGCCCAGTGCCTGTTTTTCACCGCTATTACCACGTGttccagcagggggagctggagctgttgtGTGGTCAGGTATCTGGAGTCAAGGTGCAGAGCAGCTACCACGACCAGGGAAACTGGTGCGTTATATTAGAGAAGGACTCAGTAGAGATGAACTGA
- the alkbh8 gene encoding alkylated DNA repair protein alkB homolog 8 isoform X2 — translation MDPGVGNNVKAVRRSKEEKKVLKRQIKASHTLLKHEGISTASQPTKSLVVANGGLGNGVSREELSAVLKEMGELETLIMHPHKPYAFVTYRSEECARKAHIHLNGEKLQCGGNSVTLYLSFVDSVTCEEEPSVPLPEGLVLVEDFVSPEEEALLLGAIDWSSANDDITAQKALKHRRVKHYGFEFRYDNNNVDKDKPLPAGIPQECLPVLERCVKNKHINIMPDQLTVNQYESGQGIPPHVDTHSAFEDTIMSLSLGAQTVMEFRHPDGRLVPVVLPGRSLLVMKGESRYLWTHGITPRKFDTVPACDPQSPALTSPDVRTRSNLTLSKRGTRTSFTFRKIRHEPCRCAFPFACDSQGAPSTSPLSPPSLPRCHDDAAQLEEEYVHRVYDAIASHFSSTRHSPWPRVCHFLSSLPPGSVLADVGCGNGKYLGVNTEVIAIGCDRSSALIQICAERGFQAFVSDALSVPLRSATCDACISIAVIHHFSTQERRLAAVRELVRLLKPGGRALIYVWAFEQEYNKQRSKYLKEQNKEPPENHSPTNNASEDSHKPVDNIQDVSKVTDGKLSVHTNRTSFNTQDLLVPWHLKEGKRRGEEESGEGVKKEKRKERSKKSSGNSCSADRSSSSTRSDCNPDPCPSFDSDMTSGSVQETSDATHSPDSKPSPNNDSTHTTTSASKSESSPVPVFHRYYHVFQQGELELLCGQVSGVKVQSSYHDQGNWCVILEKDSVEMN, via the exons ATGGATCCCGGTGTGGGAAACAACGTGAAGGCCGTCAGGAGGAgtaaagaggagaagaaagttctcaaaagacaaattaaagCCAGCCACACTTTGCTGAAACATGAAGGCATCAGTACAGCATCGCAGCCTACCAAG agctTGGTGGTGGCTAATGGCGGCCTGGGGAATGGCGTCAGTCGGGAGGAGCTGTCTGCAGTCCTGAAAGAGATGGGAGAGCTGGAGACGCTGATCATGCACCCTCACAAGCCCTACGCCTTCGTCACATACAG ATCTGAAGAGTGTGCTCGGAAAGCCCACATCCACCTGAATGGAGAAAAGCTGCAGTGTGGAGGGAACAGTGTCACACTCTACCTCAGTTTTGTTGACTCAG tAACCTGTGAAGAGGAGCCGTCCGTTCCCCTGCCAGAGGGATTAGTCCTAGTGGAAGATTTTGTGTCTCCGGAGGAAGAGGCTCTGCTGCTTGGTGCCATTGATTGGTCCTCTGCTAACGATGATATCACTG CCCAAAAAGCTCTGAAGCACAGGCGAGTCAAACATTACGGCTTTGAGTTCCGTTACGACAACAACAACGTGGACAAGGACAAGCCTTTACCTGCAG gtatCCCTCAGGAGTGTCTACCTGTTCTGGAGCGGTGTGtgaagaacaaacacatcaacatcaTGCCGGACCAGCTGACTGTCAACCAGTATGAGTCTGGTCAAG GTATTCCTCCTCACGTGGACACTCACTCTGCCTTCGAGGACACCATCATGTCACTGAGCCTGGGGGCGCAG acaGTGATGGAGTTCCGTCACCCTGATGGTCGTCTTGTACCCGTCGTGTTGCCTGGACGGAGCCTCCTGGTGATGAAGGGCGAGAGCAGATACCTCTGGACACATGG GATTACTCCTCGGAAATTTGACACGGTGCCAGCCTGCGACCCACAATCCCCTGCTCTTACATCGCCAGACGTCAGGACCCGCAGCAACCTCACTTTGAGCAAGAGGGGCACCCGCACTTCTTTCACTTTCCGAAAGATCAGACATGAGCCCTGCCGCTGTG CCTTCCCTTTTGCCTGCGACAGTCAGGGAGCCCCCTCAACATCTCCACTGTCTCCCCCCTCGCTGCCCCGTTGCCATGACGACGCTGCTCAACTCGAGGAGGAGTATGTTCACCGGGTGTACGACGCCATCGCCTCCCACTTCAGCAGCACTCGCCACTCCCCCTGGCCTCGTGTTTGCCACTTCTTGTCCTCACTCCCGCCCGGCAGCGTGCTGGCGGATGTGGGCTGTGGAAATGGGAAATACCTAGGTGTCAACACGGAGGTGATTGCT ATTGGTTGTGACCGTAGCAGCGCTCTGATCCAGATCTGTGCAGAGAGAGGTTTCCAGGCTTTTGTATCTGATGCTCTCAGTGTTCCGCTGCGTTCAGCCACCTGTGATGCCTGCATCTCCATCGCTGTCATACACCACTTTTCCACACAG gaGCGTCGACTAGCAGCAGTGAGGGAGCTGGTGAGACTTCTGAAGCCTGGAGGTCGAGCTCTCATCTACGTTTGGGCTTTTGAACAAGAGTACAACAAGCAGAGGTCCAAGTACCTCAAAGAGCAGAACAAAGAGCCTCCTGAGAACCACAGCCCCACTAACAACGCATCCGAAGACAGCCACAAGCCTGTAGACAACATACAAGATGTAAGCAAAGTGACTGATGGCAAGCTCAGTGTTCATACCAACCGGACGTCCTTCAACACCCAGGACCTGTTGGTTCCCTGGCACCTGAAAGAAGGGAAGAGACGAGGGGAGGAGGAATCAGGAGAAGGTGTTaagaaggagaaaaggaaagagaggtcCAAAAAGTCTTCAGGAAACTCCTGCTCAGCTGATCGTTCGAGTTCTTCAACCAGATCAGACTGTAACCCTGATCCCTGCCCGAGTTTTGACTCCGACATGACTTCTGGATCAGTTCAGGAAACAAGTGATGCCACACACAGCCCAGACTCTAAACCCAGTCCAAATAATGACTCCACTCATACCACCACCTCTGCTTCAAAGTCGGAAAGCAGCCCAGTGCCTGTTTTTCACCGCTATTACCACGTGttccagcagggggagctggagctgttgtGTGGTCAGGTATCTGGAGTCAAGGTGCAGAGCAGCTACCACGACCAGGGAAACTGGTGCGTTATATTAGAGAAGGACTCAGTAGAGATGAACTGA